CGAAGAGAATCCGGAGCAGGTTATTTAAAATTAATTGTTTATAAATTTTATGAATATCACGGCGACCACACTGCTGAAGCAGCCGGGACTGCAGGTCTCCCAGGCCTGCCGTTGAATTGCAGCTGAAATTCGTACTGCGTAACGTAGCAGCTTATTCCGCCGCGGCTCATCAAACGGGAATAATTCCATTCGCTCATTTTCAGGTTCGGCATCAGCCGCACGGTGATGCGAGTTTCGAGACCGGCGTTCAGATGGGAGTCTGCACGCGCAATGAGAACATATCCGGCGGCTGAGAAGACAGCATCTTCTCAAGATGGCAGGCAGCCTGTTTACTTGCCCGAAATTCAACAGGTGCACATAACAGTCGCCGCGCCGCACAGATCATGTTTGCCATTTCAGGACAGAGATTCACCGATCTAAGAAAAGTTATTAATTATCCTCCAATATGGACGCGCCTGACGGGTCCGTAGCTCAGCTAGGTAGAGCAATCGGCTCTTAACCGAAAGGTCGAGGGTTCGAATGACAGTATATGTCCGAACATCCCTCCGGGCCCGCCATCCGGTGATGCCGGAAAGTTTGCGTGGGGGGCATACTGAATCAGGCTGCCATGCTGCCGGCATATCGCCGTAACGGCGATTTGATTTGCGGTTCCGGCTGCATCCGTTACTGCCAGTCGTCGCGGCTGAATCTCGCACAACTGTGTGCACATGGAATGGACTACCCGAAGGAATTGCCTCGTGGGGATGCGACCATCAGAGGGTGCGCAACATTACTCATTTAATAGGTGCAAGCACATGGAAGCCTGATGAAATTCAGGTGGGTTCCAGTCCTTATTGTAATACTGGTCATACTCTCGTTCTTTTCATCCCAGACCGGACTTTTGAATCCCGCCAATGGCCTCTGGACGACAATCAACAATTCACGGTATACTGGAGGAAAACTGAATGTCGCCCACCTTCTTGAACCGGTCAATGTCAGCATAGATAGTTCAGGGGTGGCACATATCGTGGCGCAGAACAACCATGACCTTTTTGTGGCGCAGGGATATTACGTGGCGAGCAACAGGCTGTTCCAGATGGAACTGCAGGTGCTGCTTGCATCCGGAAACCTGAGCCGGTATGTAGGGAAGGCTGCACTTGGTTCTGACATTACAATGCATCTCATCGGCCTGCCGCAGGATGCCTATCGTCTCCAGATGCTCCTGAAGGAAGAGTATCCGCAGTACTACGCATACCTCTCCGACTACAGCACCGGTGTCAACGATTTCATCAACCATACGCAGAATTCGCTTCCATTCGGATTCAAACTTCTTGGGTTTCATCCATTCTACTGGACGCCTTTCGACATACTCGTGTGGCAGGAATTCATGTCATGGTCGCTCATTACGGGTTCGTCGGACCCGCTTGCATCCGCCATTATGTACAATGCGTTCGGATTCAGCAACCTGACACAGATATGGCCATACTACCCGTATTACACGCAGTCGGTGACAGTTGTTCCGGGAAGCGGCAGTGTTAACGGATACGGGCTTTCCTCCCAGTCCGTTCCTCCCGGATACCTCTGGTCTCAAAACTGGTATTCCCAGTGGGCAACCGGTGTAAACACATCGTATCTCGGGACTTTACAGACACTGCTCTTCGGGGCGCTGGAAAACATCTCTGATCCGTACGCCGGGATAATGACCAGCTATCTGGACAATGGCGTCGGCAGCAACAGCTGGGTTGTGGCTTCATCCTATTCGACAGACCATAATCCGATACTGGCAAACGATCCACACCTGACGCTGTATGCTCCGTCGCTCTGGATACCGTTGCAGCTTAAGGACAGCAGCATGAATGTAACAGGATGGGCCCTTGCAGGCATTCCCGGAATACTGATTGGCCATACAAGCAGAACTGCGTGGGGTCTGACAACACCTGAAGGCAACTCTGCCAACGATTATCTTGAAATCCTTCAGGGCAACAGCTACCTTTATGATGGCACCTGGCATCCTATGACCGTCCTGAATTATACGCTGCTTGGCCACATACACAGCATTTACTATACGAACAACGGGCCGCTCATTGCAAGGAGTGCGAACGCAGGCATCAGCATGCGCTGGTCAACACCTTCCTCATCGCTGGATCTGGTGGCAGAAATAATGCTTGACCAGTCTGGCAATTACACGCAGATGGTGGATGCACTGCAATACTGGGGATCGCCGCCTCAGAACTTTGCGCTTGTTTCAGTACACAATGCCGGAATAATTACTGCCGGAAAATATCCGCTGATAAATGAGACACTGCCTGACGGAAAAACTGTCAGCGTGGTCGGATCCAGGACTCTGCTGAACGGGACTACCGGGGCCTACGAGCCTGTGGGATATGTTCCATTCAAGTACCTGCCCCAGGCGGAGAATCCGGCAAGAGGCTTCCTGTTTGCGCCCAACCAGCCCACGGCAGGCATGAACTACCCGTACCCGTTCATAGGCGGTTTCTGGGCTTCAGGCGGCAGGGCCGAAACAATATTTCACTTCCTGAATAACAGCGGGGGCATGGACATTCGGCTGATGATGTCTCTGCAGTCCAATGTCAGCGATTACTGGGCGAGCCAGTTTACTCCGCTTGTAGTGAAGGCTCTGTCTGGACTGACCATGACTCAGGTGCAGAGCGAAGCCTACCAGTATCTTGCGTCGTGGAACTACACGGCTTATCAGGACGAGGTAGGAATCACCGTTTACTGGTATTTCCTGTCGGAATTTTACAACATGACATTTGACCGAATCTACCAGGATCACGGCCTTTCCGGTATGCCGTCGCCTTACACATCCTCTGCAATATATCTTGCACAGAATGCTCCGGATTCGTTCTGGTTCAACGGCAATTTTACGGCGACGGCGAGGGCCGCATTTTCGGCTGCCGTCCAGTTCCTTGCACAGAAACTCGGTGCAGTAAGCGGATGGACTTGGGGTAGGGTCCACAGGCTGGAAATTTCCAGCTACACGGGACTCAGCGCACTGTCCATAGGGCCTATCCCGATATGGGGCGACAGCCATACAGTCAGTGTCGGCGGAGTTCCGCTCAGCCTTGCTGTTCCGGAACAGAATGTTACAGTGAGCTCGTCGCTGAGAGAAATAGCCGAACCCGCTTCCGGCACATTCTTCGGAGTTTTTCCCGGCGGACCGAGCGAGAATATACTGAGCCATTATTTTGACAACCAGCTTCAGACCTGGATTAATCATGGATATTACGACATGAGCACTCAGAGGACGGTGTATTTTTACGAATATACGTAGAGTCATCGAGCAGGTGGCACTGGTTGTGATCGCTGTTGCACTCGCATATCTCGTGATGGAGGCGACACCGTATGCCCTCCTGGCAATCGTGGCGGCTGTCCCGCTTTTCCGGTTCAGCAAAAAGACGGGTTTCATCGCAGGACTGGTAATAGGTTTCCTTGTTCCTGTTTCCACCTACCTGAGCTATCCTGCTTCAGATGTTGCGAAACTGTCTGATATCATATCTTCTATTGCCGGCCTGCCCGTTGTTGCAGTGGTTTTCCTCTATCCGATTGTGTTTGCGCTGATCATGGGATTTTCGGCACTCCTGTTTTCAGGCACATATGAGGAATTAATGAAGCGGCGGAAACGCGCTGACATTAAAAGCGGCGGCGAATCGCATGGGGAGGCATCATGAACATAAGGCCGAATAATGCGGATGCGATGGTGCAATAGCGTGTGCATTGCACTTTCGGGCAGCACAGAAAGGATTTATTTTGCATTGGCGCAGTGGATGGCGATGAGGAAGCAAATGCCTGACCGCTTGCAACCAGTACAGACAGCAGCGCGAATGATGCTGCCGCGCCCGCAACTGCACCACTGCTTCCGCTCAGTTTTGCAGCCGTCGTCTTTGGTATCGGCCAATGAATATTGACCGTTTTTGACAAATCTTAACCAAATCACCGCGACAGGGACAGCGTTTTTCAGCGCCGGAAGGAGCAGCGTCCCCGGGGACAGCCGGGCGGCACCTGAAAAATGGGCAGTCAACAATAAATAACAGGAAATTACGATGCAGGAGGGGATCACTTCATATTAGTTGACACTATGGAACAGTAAAGGGAGAGTGCATCTGATGACAGCCGGGACAGAACATGGGAGAAGGAGACGATGAAGAAAATAATGTTTGTAGGAACAGCAGGAGCAGGTAAAACCACACTCACAGCCGCCTTTCAAAACTGGATGCACGATAACGGCCACGACGCAATAACGCTCAACCTTGATCCTGGGGCTGAAAAGCTTCCATATCAGCCTGATGTGGACATCAGGGACTGGGTAAAGCTCGACGAGGTCGTAAAGGAGTACAGCCTCGGACCAAACGGAGCTCAGATTGCGGCTGCCGACATGCTCGCCCTCAATATGGAAAAGGTGCTGGAGCCGGTAGAAAAGATTGACAGCGATTATCTGCTCGTTGACACGCCGGGACAGCTGGAGCTCTTTGCCTACAGGCAATCAGGAAATGTTGTGCTGCAGAAGCTGGGAATGGATGAAACAGTAATTGCCTTTGTGACAGATCCGTCAATTTGCAAAACACCTTCGGGCTTTGTCTCCTCCGCGCTGCTCTTTGCAAGTGTAAATTTCAGATTTGATGTGCCTGCGCTTAACGTGCTGACCAAGACCGATACCATTACAGAGGAAGAACTGCAGAACATAATCGGCTGGTCCACTTCGGAGGACAGGCTCTACGACGACCTTATGGAGTCGGACATACGATCCGCAAAGCCTCTCAGCCTCGAAATATTCAGGGCGCTGCGGGATGTAGGTGCATATAGCGAGCTGATTGCGGTGTCTTCCGAAGACTATTCCGGAATGGGAGACATATATACAATGGCTCAGGGCATCTTCCAGGGAGGAGAGGATCTCGACAGGCGTCTTGCCTGAATCTGCCGCTGTCCGTATTCGCTTCACGACACATTTCCGTCCGAAAATTTACATGCCGCCCATCGTGTGCCGGGGTCTCGCCGGCATTCATGCCCGTTGTGACGGAGAGGGGCGGGATAGCACTGCCTGCGGTTATTCTGTGAATGGAAACAGGCCATGCGGCTGTTGCGATATTTCCTGACACTGCAGACGACTTCACTTCAGCTGCCGGAAGTGCATACTGTGCCGATCCGGGAGAGAACGTGTCCTACGGATTTCACATCATTAACGCATCGCCTGATCCTGCCCGCCTTCATCGTACATGGCCATACGGCAGGACATGGACGGCCCAGGGACGGCAGCCGCATACTGCAGAACTGCTGATGTGACCGCGGTGGGAGCGCCGGGGCTGCCGTGAACATACAGCGCAGCACAGGTAACGGTCGAAACGGGAAATCACTTCTGTTTCATTACCGCGCCCTTCGATGCGGAGGATACGAGTGCCGCATACTGTCCAAGAAGGCCCGATTTGTCCTTTTCCACCGGCCCCTTCCATTTGCTCCTCCGTTCATCCAACTCCTTTCCGTCGACGAGCAGGTCTATCCGTCCCTTTGCCGTGTCTATGAGTATCTCATCTCCGTTCCTGACAAGAGCGATGTTGCCGCCTGCATAGGCCTCAGGGCAGACATGCCCGACCATTATGCCCCTGGTCGCGCCGGAAAAACGGCCGTCAGTCACAAGGCCGACACTTTCCCCCAGTCCCTGACCGACAATGGCAGCTGTCACGGAAAGCATCTCTCTCATTCCGGGTCCGCCCTTCGGTCCTTCGTAGCGTATTACAACAACATGATTCTCGCTGACAGTGTGTGACAGGACTGCGTTGAACGCTTCCTCCTCGGAGTCGAAGACAAGAGCCTTCCCTTTCATCCTTTCGACAGACGAAGCCGATGCTTTGATCACCGCCCCTTCCGGCGCAAGCGAGCCCCTGAGAATCCTGATGCCGCCTCTCCTGTAAAGCGGTCTGGAGAAGTCGCCCACAATATCGGTTCCGGTGTGGGCAAAACTGAATCCTGAGAGATTCTGACCCATCGTCCTGCCGGTGACTGTCATGGCTTCTTCCTTCAGGTAGCCGGCGTCCATAAGCTTCCTCATAAGGTACGGGACGCCTCCGATGCGGTAGAGGTCGGCCATCACATACTTTCCGCCAGGTTTCATGTTGACTATTTCGGGTATGCGCTGCCCGATGGCATCAAATTCATCCAGATCAAGTTTTATTCCGGCCTCCGATGCTATAGCTATCAGGTGGAGCACGGCGTTGGTTGAACCGCCCGATGCCATCAACACTGCAATCGCGTTTTCAAATGATTCGTGGGAGAGTATATCGCGTGGCCCGAGATCTGTTTCAATGAGCTTCATCAGCGCCCTTCCGGTTTCGAATACGAAGCCCGACTTCGCGCCTTCGACGGCCGGCGGCGCGGCAGAGCCGGGCAGAGCGAGTCCGAGTGACTCCGTCATCATTGCCATCGTATTTGCCGTATACAGGCCGCCGCATGCGCCGGGCGTCGGTATTGCATTGTCCTCCATGACCTTGAGTTCCTGCAGTGAAAGATTTCCGGATGAGTACGACCCGACAGCCTCATAGACGTCTCCGATAGCAATCGGTTTCCCGTGATAGCTGCCCGGCAGTGTCGTCCCGCAGTAGATGACGATTGACGGTATATTCAGCCTGGCCATTGCCATCATCATACCGGGGCTGGTCTTGTCGCAGCCTGACAGACCGGCAAAACCGTCGTAGCCGTGCGCATTTACCGTAAGCTCCACGGTATTGGCGATAAGCTCCCTGCTTATCAGCGAGTATCTCATTCCTCCTGTCCCCATTGCAATGCCGTCAATGACGACGGGAGCGGTGAATATCCTCGGTGTGCCTTTCTCGGCCCTTATTCCCTCCTTTGCCCTTTCGGCAAGCGAAAGGACATGAATGTTGCACGGGCCGGCCTCGTTCCAGGCTGCTGCCACCCCGACAATCGGACTCTCAAGGTCAGCGTCAGTCAGGCCCATCGATTTCATGAAGGCGCGATTCGGCGATCGTTCCGGGCCGCCGTAGATCCCGGCAGATCTTCTTTCTTTCATGCAGCTAGACTTGATTTCCTGTAATTTAACATTACGCAGATCGTGCCGGTGTGCCGCCGCGGCGCTCAGAAAAACCGGTGCTTTCCCCTGACGATTGTCCTTTCCCTCGTATGCCCGACAGAAACAATGAAAATTCTGGCACCCAGAAATTTTTCAATAAATTCCACATATCTCCTGGCAGACTCCGGAAGTTCACGGTAGGTGTTGATGCCCTCGTCCAGCTGCTCTTCCCAGCCCCTGAATTCGCGGTAAACAGGCATGACAGAATTCAGCTGCGCAGAGGAGGAAGGATAGGAGGAGAGTTTTTTTCCGTTCAGCGTGTATCCGACGGCCACCCTCAGCCTGTCTATGCCGGAGAGAACATCCAGTTTGGTAAGTACAATCTCCCTTACGCCCGAAACCATGACGGCGTACTTCGCTGCAAATAGATCCAGCCAGCCGCAGCGCCTCTTCCTGCCTGTGGTCGTTCCGACCTCCATCCCCTTCAGCGCGAGATGGTCCCCGACGCTGTCTGTAAGCTCTGTCGGAAAGGGGCCGGCGCCGACCCTCGTAGAATATGCCTTGAGGATGCCGACCGGCCTTATGTCGTAAACAGGCGAGAGCCCGCCGGCGGCATAAACGTTGCCCGCAACGGTGTTTGAAGAAGTGACAAACGGGTAATTGCCATGGTCGATATCCAGCATTATGCCGTGTGCGCCCTCAAAGAGCAGCTTCTTTTTCCTGGACATCATGCTGTTGATGAGCGATGACGTGTCTGTTATATGCTCCTTCAGTGCCACGGAGTATTCTGTCATCTTCCTGTATATCTCCTCTGCATCAACCGACACGCCGAGATTCAGGGCCGATGCGTATGCGTTCTTAATCCTGGAAACGAATTCGATCTTTTCCCTCAGGCCGCCGTTTTCCAGCAGTTCGCCCATCCTGAAACCGATCCTTGCGTGCTTGTCGGAATAACACGGTCCTATTCCCTTCCTTGTCGTGCCTATCGCCCGTTCCCC
The genomic region above belongs to Candidatus Sysuiplasma jiujiangense and contains:
- a CDS encoding penicillin acylase family protein, translated to MKFRWVPVLIVILVILSFFSSQTGLLNPANGLWTTINNSRYTGGKLNVAHLLEPVNVSIDSSGVAHIVAQNNHDLFVAQGYYVASNRLFQMELQVLLASGNLSRYVGKAALGSDITMHLIGLPQDAYRLQMLLKEEYPQYYAYLSDYSTGVNDFINHTQNSLPFGFKLLGFHPFYWTPFDILVWQEFMSWSLITGSSDPLASAIMYNAFGFSNLTQIWPYYPYYTQSVTVVPGSGSVNGYGLSSQSVPPGYLWSQNWYSQWATGVNTSYLGTLQTLLFGALENISDPYAGIMTSYLDNGVGSNSWVVASSYSTDHNPILANDPHLTLYAPSLWIPLQLKDSSMNVTGWALAGIPGILIGHTSRTAWGLTTPEGNSANDYLEILQGNSYLYDGTWHPMTVLNYTLLGHIHSIYYTNNGPLIARSANAGISMRWSTPSSSLDLVAEIMLDQSGNYTQMVDALQYWGSPPQNFALVSVHNAGIITAGKYPLINETLPDGKTVSVVGSRTLLNGTTGAYEPVGYVPFKYLPQAENPARGFLFAPNQPTAGMNYPYPFIGGFWASGGRAETIFHFLNNSGGMDIRLMMSLQSNVSDYWASQFTPLVVKALSGLTMTQVQSEAYQYLASWNYTAYQDEVGITVYWYFLSEFYNMTFDRIYQDHGLSGMPSPYTSSAIYLAQNAPDSFWFNGNFTATARAAFSAAVQFLAQKLGAVSGWTWGRVHRLEISSYTGLSALSIGPIPIWGDSHTVSVGGVPLSLAVPEQNVTVSSSLREIAEPASGTFFGVFPGGPSENILSHYFDNQLQTWINHGYYDMSTQRTVYFYEYT
- a CDS encoding ATP/GTP-binding protein; the protein is MKKIMFVGTAGAGKTTLTAAFQNWMHDNGHDAITLNLDPGAEKLPYQPDVDIRDWVKLDEVVKEYSLGPNGAQIAAADMLALNMEKVLEPVEKIDSDYLLVDTPGQLELFAYRQSGNVVLQKLGMDETVIAFVTDPSICKTPSGFVSSALLFASVNFRFDVPALNVLTKTDTITEEELQNIIGWSTSEDRLYDDLMESDIRSAKPLSLEIFRALRDVGAYSELIAVSSEDYSGMGDIYTMAQGIFQGGEDLDRRLA
- the ilvD gene encoding dihydroxy-acid dehydratase, which encodes MKERRSAGIYGGPERSPNRAFMKSMGLTDADLESPIVGVAAAWNEAGPCNIHVLSLAERAKEGIRAEKGTPRIFTAPVVIDGIAMGTGGMRYSLISRELIANTVELTVNAHGYDGFAGLSGCDKTSPGMMMAMARLNIPSIVIYCGTTLPGSYHGKPIAIGDVYEAVGSYSSGNLSLQELKVMEDNAIPTPGACGGLYTANTMAMMTESLGLALPGSAAPPAVEGAKSGFVFETGRALMKLIETDLGPRDILSHESFENAIAVLMASGGSTNAVLHLIAIASEAGIKLDLDEFDAIGQRIPEIVNMKPGGKYVMADLYRIGGVPYLMRKLMDAGYLKEEAMTVTGRTMGQNLSGFSFAHTGTDIVGDFSRPLYRRGGIRILRGSLAPEGAVIKASASSVERMKGKALVFDSEEEAFNAVLSHTVSENHVVVIRYEGPKGGPGMREMLSVTAAIVGQGLGESVGLVTDGRFSGATRGIMVGHVCPEAYAGGNIALVRNGDEILIDTAKGRIDLLVDGKELDERRSKWKGPVEKDKSGLLGQYAALVSSASKGAVMKQK
- a CDS encoding adenylosuccinate synthase encodes the protein MPATVIVGLQWGDEGKGKITDFIASDVDANVRFQGGANAGHTVEIGNQRFKFHQIPSGILHRKVTGIIANGSVVDPEELLSEMHELEKKGFSVSRLFISDRAHIVMPYHKQLDGAEESLRGERAIGTTRKGIGPCYSDKHARIGFRMGELLENGGLREKIEFVSRIKNAYASALNLGVSVDAEEIYRKMTEYSVALKEHITDTSSLINSMMSRKKKLLFEGAHGIMLDIDHGNYPFVTSSNTVAGNVYAAGGLSPVYDIRPVGILKAYSTRVGAGPFPTELTDSVGDHLALKGMEVGTTTGRKRRCGWLDLFAAKYAVMVSGVREIVLTKLDVLSGIDRLRVAVGYTLNGKKLSSYPSSSAQLNSVMPVYREFRGWEEQLDEGINTYRELPESARRYVEFIEKFLGARIFIVSVGHTRERTIVRGKHRFF